The Alnus glutinosa chromosome 3, dhAlnGlut1.1, whole genome shotgun sequence nucleotide sequence GCTGCCAATTGATCTGAACATGCCTTGGTAGATTGAATGTAATCGGAACAGGTCTTGGAACCTTGATGGAGGCTCTGCAATCGCTTTTTGAGGTTAGCAATGCAAGACTTATACTGATTGGCAAATTGGCTTGTCAATGCTGACCATACCTGCTTGGAAGTGTCGAGCCATAGATAGTGGATAGGACCTTCTTGGACAAGGTAATGTTGATCCAGCTAAGGATAGTTTGATCCTTTTTGCTCCAGATGACAAAGCCTGGATTGACAACTTCCTTCCCATTATCATCAACCAGACATTTAGGAGGGCTTGGTTCAGTTCTGTCAACAATGCACTCTAAATCTGTGCTACGCAGTATAACgtcccgccttttacaaaaaggcgtaagtgaaaatttcaattttcatgtgatattacgacatcatcagagttaaatattggcagcggaatatatctatatatatatatttttttctttacagtGACagatcagagctgactgaataacctcaatatataaaataataacatttgttctgataatataaatatatctcaaataataacatacgtgccacaagcggcacttaataaagtaTTAGTAATACCAAAATATTATAGCATCAAAGAGACATATAAAAAGAGTTTGACATATGTACATGAAAGGATAGACTAAGCAGGGCAGTCTATCATATCCAAGAGACCACAACACAAGAGGTAACCTAACCTCAAAAGACTGCTACTCATATCCATCTAAGCATCTGAATAGTCCTGATACTCTTCATCATCAAATcctgtattaataaacaatacagatagaaacaataatacaaaaatacctaagtgagtcaactgttttcaataatattatgAATGCTGATtcatttatgaaatgcaacataatgaaatagaataaaataaaataaagattatatataaatatatatatacaatttatggCCTATGGTTGCAAGTCATAGTTATAGATTGAAtatgtataagtatatataaataaataaagaaatggcatgacaattttatatgcagaattttaattatatctttaaAGCACTCATCTCGTGATAGATCCTACGGTCCGTATTAGCGTGTTGATTGGGATCCTACGGTCCCTCTTTTACGAGTCATCTCACcaagttttataaattttttactggaatcctatgGTTCCGGCATAACTGAAATCTTATGGTTTTAGGGGCTTGTTTATTATTCATTCGCGTCagcttaaaaagaaaaaaaaaaatcaggaaactTCCTGAAAACGAGATTCCTGTCCACTCTCCTTccatttcagaaaaattttgccccaaaactttcaaaatctcccaaccCAAACCCTCAGCCCACCGCCGCCCACGCATCGCAGCAACCTCCAAGCACCAGTGACCACGCCGACTCAACCTCCGGCGACCTCAGATTTGGTTTTCACCCAAAAATCCTTCTCGTCATCTCCATCTTCCCTTTCCCCCGCCCAACACTGCCCAACGCTGGCCACAAATAGCACGGAACACTGTCACCCACGACCATGCCAACCACCCCGAGTAGGCCGCCGTTCCCGAATCTCTCTACGGTCAGTCTCTctcgccggatctctctctctctctctccatagccGGATGCCTCTCTCGCCGGATCTCTCTATCTCCACAGCCGGATCTCTATCTCTCCATAGCCGGATCTCTCTCTCCAGAGCCGGACTAGTTTCTGGAGATGCAGCAGTCACCACAACTGTTGAATGGTGCTCTCACTGCTAATATCACAATTGAGCAAAGTCAAAAGGTACGCATAAgtcttttgtgtgtgtgtggtgtgGGTATATAAGTGCATATTTATGTATGTGTAAAATGTGTGCATATTTGTATAGAGGGTGTCTTTGGTATACCATGCAATATGATAGAAGAAGCGTAAGAAAACTTAGAACCCAATTGGCTTTTATATTGAAATTTGATTAGTcctgtttatttttgtttgtgggtagttattttaataagtaatctactttttttttttgggttgacaTGGTAATGCATAAAACATTAAATTGATCCTGAAGTGTTTGATACATTGTGTAAGTGAAATCTAACATCTTTCCTTGAGGGCCGGACACTGTTTCTTAGGCAGTTCGATCAATTGCATTTTGATGACAAAGGGTAATTTGTGGTAATGTATATTTCATTGAACTATGCCCTGTGGTTGTGATTTATAGGATCATATGATTGATGCATAAAAAATGGCACCATAAGTTGATCAAGTAGTGCATTTTCACATATAAACATGGTTATCTCAATGCATATGCTTACATTAGAAGCAGCAATTTTCCCCAAGTTTTGCAAGTGTCTTGCGATTCATCTTACAGGAATTTGTGTTTGCATCTTACAGGAATATGTACCTGATACTTCCTTTGATGTTTTTATTTGCATTTGTTTTCAGTAGAATGTGGTATGCACCAGTGGTGGGCTTTCGTATATTAACATGTTGTGAAGAGTGTTGTTTCTTCCCTTGTTTTAAGTACCAGGAATGGTTTTGACTATGGCAAGCTTGAACTATTGTTGCTTTTATGCATGTCATTTAGGACTTGATCATGAATTAAGGCGGGACAGACATGTTTCGGTTGCAAGTTGAATTTGTTTGAACTGAAAAATTAGTTGATTTGATGGCATGCTACCTTTATAAGAATTTGATGTTTGTATGCTTGGTGCAGTACCTGGACGAGAATAAAGAGTTGATTCTGGCAATAATGGAAATCCAAAACCTGGGAAAATTCATTGAACGTGCGCAAGTGATAAACTAACTagaatgtttttcttttatttgtttacaAAATTTCACTTAATGGTACCTTCTACATTCTTTCTAAATTTTGTTGTGAGCTGATTGCCTGATTGTTTTAGGTTAAACTTGAATTCCTTGAATTATATAAACTTATCTTTTCATTTGTTACACTATGTCCCAGAACTTTTTCCACTTTCCATTTGCTCCTTTCTTTGATGAGAGTGAAGGAATATTTATTGGATTTGCCTTTCTGGACCCCTTTTGTAACGCCCCTAGCCCGTGCAGTTCGAAACATCTCTTAATTCTGAGATATGTAGATGTTTGTGTTTCTTACTTTTAGCTATGGCTTAcctgaaaaaagtaaaaaagaaaactaaaaattaagtcAGTTTGATCTTGTATAAACTGTTTGGACCTCTTATGTAGCAAAGTTGATATTCCATTGTTTCTATTGCCTAATGTTATCTTACATGTTTCAGGTGATAT carries:
- the LOC133864408 gene encoding GRF1-interacting factor 3-like; protein product: MQQSPQLLNGALTANITIEQSQKYLDENKELILAIMEIQNLGKFIERAQVILMLEYVERYSLMMCHSCWAVGIQAIGYCF